From a single Shewanella donghaensis genomic region:
- the minE gene encoding cell division topological specificity factor MinE, giving the protein MSILDYFRSNKKTNTAVTAKERLQIIVAHQRGERDAPDYFPKMKQEILEVIRKYVHISEDQVSVQLEQNDDNLSVLELNVTLPDGK; this is encoded by the coding sequence ATGTCAATACTCGATTATTTCAGAAGCAACAAAAAAACAAATACTGCTGTCACTGCCAAAGAGCGTTTACAAATTATTGTTGCGCATCAACGCGGTGAACGTGATGCTCCGGATTATTTCCCTAAAATGAAGCAAGAAATTCTTGAAGTCATTAGAAAATATGTCCATATTTCAGAAGATCAGGTGTCAGTTCAACTAGAACAAAACGATGATAATCTGTCAGTATTAGAATTAAACGTGACCTTACCAGACGGGAAATAA